The Periophthalmus magnuspinnatus isolate fPerMag1 chromosome 19, fPerMag1.2.pri, whole genome shotgun sequence region TTGTCTTGGGGGCTCCTCTACGCTGCTCTGGTCACCTCCATGTCCGTGCTCATGTCGATCATCGCCACGTACACGGCCCTCTTCCCAAACAGCCACTTCCTGGTCATTTTCCTCCTTATTTTCCTCTACGGCATCTCCTCTGTGAGTAATAACAAACTTACTTAGGTGGTGTGGGGTCTGTCTGGGTAAAGTTTGAAAGTTCCCCCTGTGATTTGAACTGTACTGTCTATAGTGGACTGTTTTGGAATAAATAGAAGTTGACCGAGAGTTGTAAGACCATTGTCCACTTATATCTAgttatgcttctgttgtagggagtattatagctCTGATCACATAGGTCAGGACAACAAGAACTGAGCTTGCCCTACAGGACTACcctctttatttttgtttaaagttgaATCATTTTGTGATCTCCATTCAGATGTACATTTTTAGGACTTTTGCGAGGCAGAATTAACCCATTGGCTATTTTTCATCCAAACAAGTAATACTAAAGTGAACTGACTTATGTGGAGTCAGGTGATCTCTGTGGCTGCTGTAGATTAGTCGACTGATTTTcatatttgaattttgaattttttttatgcGAGACAGACAAAGATAGTGACCAGTCATATATAGTGGTGACTAAAACCAGATTAAACAAGACAAAACGAGACAAGACAAAACTAGACATAACATGGGCTGTAgacgtaacagctatttacaatttCATATGACAAGATTGTgctgtgtgtgagagacttgtgtgagacgtgtggatgtgaatgtgtgagacgtgtgtgtgatTATTCTGTGATTTTGGAAGGTTTATTGTGGGGACAGCAGAGGAGAATGTTAGTACTAGTAATTTGTAAGTGAGAAAAGAAGATGTAGAGAATGTAAATgtgggaaaataaataaataaatagataaaataagtcaaagaaagggggaaaataatactgatgataataataatatattaaaaataatagtaataataataataaattatttaacatctgtctcctcttcacagatcttcTTCTCGTTCATGCTGACTCCTCTGTTTAAGAAGCCTAAGTTTGCCAGTACAGTGGGCTCTATGCTCACTGTGGTGTTTGGATGTCTCTCACTCTTCACTGTTTTAATGAGAGACTTCCCTCAACCTCTGGTGTGGCTCCTGTGTCTGTTATCACCGAGCGCCTTCTCCATCGCCATCGCTCAGGTACAAATCGGACGCCATTTTGACATATGTGCCAGTATGTGTCACTCCTGCAGTGCATCTTCAAGTGAATGGTGCTTTTCTCCTGCACTGACTAGAGTTGTCAGAAGTAACAAAAATCTGACGCTAATCAagattaaaactagtattgaaactagatacttatgtaagcattttgttttcaaatcagGAGTCAGTTGCAGTGCACATTTTTAACATATCCACCATAATAGACATGATATTTTGTTGACATTCTATTGCTCCAAAAACTGTTCAAACTGATTTTTTTGATACCTTTTAATTGAGTAACCCTCTTGTCTTGTTGCAGGTGGTGTACCTGGAGGCACAGGGTGATGGCgctgtcttctcttctctgttAAATGGACCTCATCCTCTCTACGTCCCTCTGCTCATGCTTGTGTTAGACTGTGGGCTCTATCTGCTGCTGGCTATTTACCTGGACCAAGTACTGCCAGGTGAGTCCCGGGTTTATTTCAGGTATAGAGCAGGATTAGAGCACGGTTAGATCAGGGTTACACCAGGTTTAAACtgggtttagtcacagtttaggcctggtttagacctggttagtgcctaatttagtgctggtttgcttcctggtttagccttagaTTAGTTGGTTTAGTCTTTTCCTGTATGACTGTATTACTTATGGTAGCCTGTTTTTCTATTGACTCTTTGCAGCAGATTTCATCTCTATTCCCTGGGAGTGTGATTCTaacttgaaaatcaaacacctaaactcagTTGTATTTATCACAGGCTCacgaaaatgtgtttaaatccacagtttttttttcttgagttttcctACTTTAAAcgtttttgtcaatatttggcagaatgttcagcagctgTCATAGTGGTACAAAGCACACATTAGCATAGACATACATGTTGAACACTCTCAGCGGGATGTCACTGCAATGTTTCAATATGTCTGAATGTtgtaaattatacatttttgaaaactaTAATATATACGTTTAATTTGTTCCACTTCCTTGGCTTTTCCCCAGGAGAGTTTGGGATGCGACGCTCTCCGCTGTACTTCCTGAAGCCGTCCTATTGGTCCAAACGCAGTAAACGTTACGTAGAAGTGAGCTCAGGCTGCGACACAGAGGCCAACGGAACAACAGAGGGCGCTGTATCCATCGAGCCCATCTCCCCAGAGTTCAGAGGCAAAGAGGCTATAAGGTGGGGACTGAGGCTATAAGGTCGGGACTGAGGCGGGACTGAGGCGGGACTGAGGCGGGACTGAGGCGGGACTGAGGCGGGACTGAGGCGGGACTACAGCGGGAGTATTAAAAACCTTCTATCTGActtgtttgtcttttgttttaggATCAAGGACATTCATAAAGTTTATAAAGAGAAGGACAGCACAGTGGAGGCTCTAAGGGGTCAGTAATATTCATGGATTGTTGTTGGAATATACATTTTCTTGAGAACATAATACCATGTGTTTGGGCTGCATTTTgagaaaaaacatttgatttcaATTAGTTTTACATTATATGTCTAAAAAGTAGGATTCGGTCCATAGTGCACATTATAAACAACTCAAGGAGCAGtagcatttgagagaagatgaaactaatacaagaatcccaatCCTACTCTGCAGGCCTGACCTTTGACATCTATGAGGGTCAGATCACTGCTCTTCTGGGCCACAGTGGAGCCGGGAAGTCCACTCTGATGAACATCCTGTGTGGAATCTGTCCCCCAACCTCGGGCTCCGCGTTCATCTACGGCTCGCCTGTGTGTGAGGTGGCAGAGAGGCAGGAGATGAAGCAGCTCGTGGGCATCTGTCCTCAGTTCAACATCATTTTTGACGTCCTCACTGTCGAAGAACATCTCAGAACATTCGCCGCAATCAAAGGCATCCCCAGGAACCAGATTGATGATGAGGTGAGgtgaaaccaggacttaaccaggactaaaccagatataGACCAGATAtagaccagggctgaaccagagataaaccaggactaaaccagaactgaaccagataTAGACCATTGGCTGAACCAGAGCTGAACCAGagctgacccaggactgaaccagggctgaaccagggctgaaccatgGCTGAACCAGGACATTCTCTTCTGTTATGCTTCAGGTGTCTAAAGTTCTGAAGGACCTGGACCTGGAGAAGATCCAGACGGCTCAGGCCAAAAACCTGAGTGGAGGCCAGAAGAGGAAGCTTTCTGTGGGCATTGCCATCCTGGGAGACCCCAAGGTACCTCCAGGGATCGgtttattgctgggtttcaaatgacatctcaacattttataggccaatattatttaatcCAGACGGGGACAGCTAAAATGAACATGcagatgcagatttttgttttaatgcagtGAGTTATTGGGTCTATTTACTAatacaaatgatcaggttcaacatttgtgggatatttcatggcaaagtacaatgtaataatagtctcttgcccccatctgggacatcatcacattctataatctgaaaaccacagGTTATGGTTATTCAAGGCCTAACTTTGAGCCCTTATGACAGAATTAAGGCTGATGTCCAGATGATCCTCAGTAGATTTCTCTCCCTCAGATCCTGCTACTGGACGAACCAACCGCCGGGATGGACCCCTGCTCCCGACaccaggtctggactctgttAAAGAGCCGCAGGTCAGAGAGGGTCACTGTCCTCAGCACACACTACATGGACGAGGCTGATATACTGGCAGGTTAGTGTTtaatatacacatatatgaGGCTCACCACTCTGCCACACACCCACGTTCTCTAACCACTCACACACTACATAGACGAGGCTGATATACTCACAGGTAACTGTTAATACCAACCCACACCCGAGGGTCAAGGGGCAAACATAAACACGCACGTTATTGCTCTTTAAAATCCTTTCACACAAGCTGAGTGTTCTGCTTTGTCTCCTCATCTCTGTGTGAGGAGAGTAAAAGTGGTATTTTGGGCATTTATTGGTTAGTTTAACAAAGGCGTGATTTTCCTCTGCACTGAAAGAACCAGGAGAGGAGCCGATGTTTCCTCTGCCTCCTTTACAGCCGCCCTCTGTTGACCTCACTGGTCACAGCTGACTTCAAAAATGTAgattttagtttgtgttttaaatcataAGAATGCTTCTCCATGTTGATGTCTCCGTTTGTGTGTTACAGATCGAAAAGCAGTGATCTCTCACGGACAGCTCAAGTGTGTGGGCTCCTCTCTGTATCTGAAGACCAAGTGTGGGGTCGGCTACCACCTCAGGTCTGCTATTTTCTCTCCGTCTCTattgctctctcttctccttccttcttttctgctctcctcctttctcctcttctctgttacttttagtttaagagtttcatgtttttgttcaggATGTCAATcacagagtcatgtgacccaGACAAAGTCTCGTCTCTGGTCCAGAACCATGTCCCCAAAGCCCAACTGTCCCGACGCCATGAGAGCGAGCTCACCTTCACTCTACCCTTAGAGAATGTTGACACTTTCCCAGGTACAAACtccactttattattattattattattagagttAGGATTTAGTAGGAAGTGTGTATCTAATCTGTCTCACTCTGGATGTGTGTATCTAATCTGTCTCACTCTGGATGTGTGTATCTGATCAGTCTCACTCTGGATGTGTGTATCTAATCTGTCTCACTCTGGATGTGTGTATCTGATCAGTCTCACTCTGGATGTGTGTATCTGATCAGTCTCACTCTGGATGTGTGGATCTGATCAGTCTCACTCTGGATGTGTGTATCTAACCTGTCTCACTCTGGATGTGTGTATCTAACCTGTCTCACTCTGGATGTGTGTATTTGATCAGTCTCACTCTGGATGTGTGGATCTGATCTGTCTCACTCTGGATGTGTGGATCTGATCTGTCTCACTCTGGATGTGTGGATCTGATCTGTCTCACTCTGGATGTGTGGATCTGATCTGTCTCACTCTGGATGTGTGGATCTAATCTGTCTCACTCTGGATGTGTGGATCTAATCTGTCTCACTCTGGATTATTTTATAACTGTGATTGGTCCTGGTTGAGGCCTGTTTATTCTCTTGTCTCTCATTGGTCCTgattctggttgtgtttataaACCTTTCTCTCATTGGTCCTTCCTCAGGCCTGTTCTCGGAGCTGGACTCTGCTCCGTCTCTGGGCATCACTCACTACGGCGTTTCCATGACAACGCTGGAGGACGTGTTCCTGAGGTTGGAGGCGGAGGCTGAGGTCGACCAGGCCGGTcagtgtctctttctctttctctctgtctctcagactacagtgtgtttaacctctctctctcttactctctttgAGTACAATGTGTTTAATCTCTCTCCCTGTCAGACTACAATGTGTTTAACCTATCACTCTGTGTCTGAGTACAGTGTGTTtaacctttctctctctttttttctctctctctctttttctgtctctttaagACTACAGTGTATTTAAACTATCTTTCTGTCAGACTGCAGTGTGtttagcctctctctctctctctctctcgcagaCTACAGtgtttactctctctctctccctttctctctccctctcagacTATATTGTGTTTaacctctctctcgctctctctctcacagactacagtgtgtttaacctctctctctctctctctctctctctctctctctctctctctctctctctctctctctctctctcagattacagtgtgtttaacctctctctctctctcatactaTATTGTGTttaacctctctctctcagactaTATTGTGTttaacctctctctctttctctttctcagactacagtgtgtttaacctctctctcactctttctctctcacagactacagtgtttttaacctctctctctctgactacagtgtgtttaacctctctctctctctctctctctctctctctctctctctctgactacagtgtttactctctgtctttctctctctctctgactatATTGTGtttaacctctctctctcttcctgtctctttctcagactacagtgtgtttaacctctctctctctctctcagactacagtgtgtttaacctctctctttctctctctctctctctctctgactacagtgtttactctctctctttctctctctctgactatATTGTGtttaacctctctctctctttctgtctctttctcagactacagtgtgtttaacctctctctctttctctctcgctctctctctctctctgactatATTGTGTttaacctctctctctttctctctctttctcagactacagtgtgtttaaactttctctctcacagactacagtgtgtttaacctctctatctctctctctctctctctctcagactacagtgtgtttaacctctctctctctctctcagactaTATTGTGtttaacctctctctctctttctctctctttctcagactacagtgtgtttaaactctctcacagactacagtgtgtttaaccccccctctctctctctgtctctctctctctctcagactacagtgtgtttaacctctctctctccctctctctctctctctctctgactacagtgtgtttaacctctctctctctcagactaTATTGTGTTtaacctctctctctatctctctctttctcagactacagtgtgtttaacctctctctttctctctgtctctcagactacagtgtgtttaacctctctctttctctctctctctcagactacagtgtgtttaacctctctctttctctctctctctctctctcagactacagtgtgtttaacctctctcgctttctctctctctctcagactacagtgtgtttaacctctctttctctctctctctcacagactacagtgtgtttaacctctctctttctctctctctcacagactacagtgtgtttaacctctctctttctctctctctcacagactacagtgtgtttaacctctctctttctctctctctcacagacTACAATGTgtttatcctctctctctcacagactacagtgtgtttaacctctctctttctctctctctcacagacTACAATGTgtttatcctctctctctctcagactacagtgtgtttaacctctctgtctctttctctctctctctcacagacTATAGTGTGTttatcctctgtctctctctctcagactacagtgtgtttaacctctctgtctctttctctctctctcacagactacagtgtgtttaacctctctctctctctctctctctctctctctcagactaCAGTGTGTTTAACCGAGagcagccagaggaggagggcgACACTACCTCTGTGGATGACCTCGATCAAAGACTCCTAACCTTCTCTGAGTCTgacggggtcaaaggtcacacccTGTGGAGGCAGCAGTTCAGCGCTGTGGCCTGGCTACACATGCTCAACATGAGGCGGGAGAGGAAGGCCTTTGTGTACACGTGAGTGTGTGCTCCGTAAACAGAGGAGACATTCAGAGCTTTAAgcagcgccctctggtggtcagtAGAGTCTGATCTctggacaaaacatttcaataatctgattatTCCAGAAATCAAATCATGATGAAATTTTTGGCGTGCCTGAGACTCTTTCTGTGTCTCGATTTAGTTTTGCTCTTATATTTTACAGTAGTGATTATTATATTTCTGAATccctctttgtgtctctgtagTTTTGCCTTGTTCCTGGTCTTCATAGCTGCCGTCCTGGTTCTCTCTTTGGCCACTGGGAACATTCAGATCCATTCCCCTGACAGAGAGTTCCTCCCCGTGTATCTGCTGAGGAGGAACCAAGCCCCACACAGATACGCCACCAGCCTCCTGGTACAGAACTCATCAGGTATGgaactctctctgtgtgtcagtcacgtttggggttgaataatggcaccactttctgaagctaatgtgaaaaaatgattgctgacagagaagacgttgaactttgtgtcagtttttgtttcatgtggacacaACCATTACTTAccgagatattaaccataaatcaggTCAGCAAATCTGCAATCCGACAGTTAGGTCAGAATTCtctggtggaatttgctgtttgtcttcagctcaggttaaactagagGGATTCTACAGTGTGCTGATGTaacgtgaacgcaacctatttgTAATATACTAAAGCCAGGTCACATCATAGAGAGCTCCTTTGTctagttttttgggtttttttttttactgataatGGACTCAGGTTCAGTTAAGTCAAATTGAGttaagtttttttatttgtcatcgTACATTCAGGTTGTACGGCGAATTGTGTAGATCAGATGAAGGATTAGGTGTGAATGTATTGACTCTGTATTGATCTTGTTTAAGATATTGTAAATCTCTCTTTTCCCGTTTAGACTCGGATATCTCAGAGCTGATCCATAACCTGGAGTCTCAGGATCTTCAGGTGGAAATGATGAGACAAAACGACTTTATGTCTGCAGCTCCTCACAGCGCCGCCATCAACGTCACCGGCTCCAACAAGGTTACAAACATACTGCGTGCTACAAACTCAAATATACAGAGCCTAATGAGGACAGTGAACGCAGCACAGTTACGCTTGATGCTTCCATATTATAGTGCGTCCACTGCCctaggtttttattttgttcctaTGCGCTTATATTACGATGCTTTCACTGTCTGTAGGGTTTCATATTATTCCcatttgtttatattatggTGCGTTCACTGTCTGTAGGGTTTCCGGTACATTCTGGCATTTAACAGCACCACGGTTCACTCTCTGCCCATGACTGTGAACATCCTGAGTAACGCTCTGCTCCGAGGACTCAACGGCTCCACACGCATCAGAACATGGACCAAGCCCTTCGACTACGTGAGTGTCTCAAGTCACGTTTACACTTTGGTACTTTACGTTTACACTTTGGTACTTTACGTTTACACTTTGGTACTTCTAattgataccaaaactagtatcgaaactagatcctcatttgagcaggtatcgatttAAAAAAAGTCCGATTCACAGGACATTTTTCCGatctataagtcgctctggaggaTAAGTTGCTCCAGCCCGGTATGACTCAGATTCAGcagaatacaattttcttttagggggtatttttgttcagtctttctcagatgttttttaaattaccataatgttgaaatttaaacatttgaattgTACAAGAGTAATagatacaataataacagaagaatgaatgaagttatatattttaataatttcacatataagtcgcatctgagtataagtcgtatccccgaacaaactatgaaaacaaTGGCAGAAAAAtatggtactactactactactaaatactgctactactactgctatttccACCTACAGTATTGCAGTAATATTAAGTACAGAACCTACAGGTAAAACCACTGTGTCCAGAGCTACGATGgtgaaaaagtcaaatcaaaaaTAAGTTGTTAATCAATatcaaaactagtatcaaagaTAGTTACTCATTTtttgcaggtatcgatactgaaaaggtcacattcacaggacagaaatgaacctttcctgaaactttagaataatcttgagctggatcagaactagtataagacacatagactagtataagacacacatggaccactatggacctgctggacactgagggtattacacagatataacacacatgggaatagaaaacaaagtactactatttaatcttaaaaatcacattctattgtcatgttccaatttaatttctttttgtaGTTTCCAATATCACAACAATGGTCACTTCAAAGGTCTTGACAAAATTACTGATTTACTTTACTAGTGGACCATGATATAAatgaaaagcatgtttttaaaagagtTACACATTATTTGTTATTGGAAAGTGCCActaaggaaaagcaaaactggatcctttggtgacacaatcgcagtttaataatctggtaacaaactttcacacacacctgctcctgtttttaatgttttatatggacttgtttgttttggttgtttttcttttgtattgtattttaaacggAGCATCCATGAAAAAGAGTCCAAGATAAAGAAAGTCCACAGctaaatgttaatgttttaagGAGTAATTTGTGCGTCCTTGTAGAAAATCCCAGATGCCACGTCCTATGCCCTGGTTTACATCGAGGCCATCATCCTGGGCATGTTGGCTGCTGGGATGCCTGCGTACTTCGCCATGGACCACACCCGGGACAGGGAGGTGAGGGTTAAACGTGTGGGTTTAAGTTTCCTCTTTAGGTACTTCTGATGTTAAATGTTTGGTTGTTTTGCTCCAGATCAAATGCCGTTCGACTCTGCGTATCTCCGGTCTCCTCCCCTCTGCGTACTGGTGCGGTCAGGCCGCTGTGGACATCCCCTTTTTTtacctcctgctctcctccatgACCGCCATCCTCTTCAGCTTCCACACCAGCTCCCTGCCCAGCTCCAGCAACATCACCGCCGTGGTACGACTTTAggtggtttagaccaggtttagaccgggtttggatcaaattcagtcctggttcagtcccggttcagtcccggttcagtcccaatTCATTCCTGGTTTTCTCGTCTGTAGATCCTGTGCATAATCGGCTTTGGTCCGGCCATGATCCTCTTCACTTACGTGGTGTCGTTTGTTTTCGCTCGAGTTCAGAGTAACAGAGATTTCTTCTCCGTCATCTCCATGATGGTGAGACTCAACACGTCATTATGTGCAGCTTTGTCTTTGTTTTCCTCCAGGTGTGTGTGGCCTtactctttgacctttgacccctctcctcaggtgtgtgtggtgtctgCTTCCTTGGTGCAGTTGACTTTTGTAAACGACAGTCCAGCTCTGACCAGGAACCTCCACAACGTGCTGTGTATGTTTAACCCTCTGTACCCCCTCATGGGCTGCCTCAACTCCATCACCAAGGTACTACTGTAATACTATTACTGCAGTATGCAGTCATGTAGTACAACTCCATCACCAAAGTACTACTATTGTACTATTACTGCAAATGAACAGCCACGTCAGAGTCGAAAAATCTGAACTTTTTGGCTAAATTTGACACATGATACTGTTAAATCACTGAATTCAACACTACAGCTTGTGATCATG contains the following coding sequences:
- the abca5 gene encoding ATP-binding cassette sub-family A member 5 produces the protein MYYIPEARMEEVRSRPYIIPVRPGGDMNPARRRDSGVWHQTRSLLYKNLLIKWRTKQQSLHELILPLLLLALLILISTLNPHVYYGSVSTMELEQDTPFLKALGYTPINNITSSIMEEVAQELHIEEHLEVFATEEDLENASLYEPSSFVGVVFLDKAATSYRLRFPYNQLPLPSDYTETFANCLSSSTNCRAANYWYSGFTRLQSLIDAAIIQMQTKRSVWSELDFRVVMMGQPGSVEVQKFPHALISIYLVLAFTPFVTFLIVNVAAEKEHRLKDTMTMMGLYDTAFWLSWGLLYAALVTSMSVLMSIIATYTALFPNSHFLVIFLLIFLYGISSIFFSFMLTPLFKKPKFASTVGSMLTVVFGCLSLFTVLMRDFPQPLVWLLCLLSPSAFSIAIAQVVYLEAQGDGAVFSSLLNGPHPLYVPLLMLVLDCGLYLLLAIYLDQVLPGEFGMRRSPLYFLKPSYWSKRSKRYVEVSSGCDTEANGTTEGAVSIEPISPEFRGKEAIRIKDIHKVYKEKDSTVEALRGLTFDIYEGQITALLGHSGAGKSTLMNILCGICPPTSGSAFIYGSPVCEVAERQEMKQLVGICPQFNIIFDVLTVEEHLRTFAAIKGIPRNQIDDEVSKVLKDLDLEKIQTAQAKNLSGGQKRKLSVGIAILGDPKILLLDEPTAGMDPCSRHQVWTLLKSRRSERVTVLSTHYMDEADILADRKAVISHGQLKCVGSSLYLKTKCGVGYHLRMSITESCDPDKVSSLVQNHVPKAQLSRRHESELTFTLPLENVDTFPGLFSELDSAPSLGITHYGVSMTTLEDVFLRLEAEAEVDQADYSVFNREQPEEEGDTTSVDDLDQRLLTFSESDGVKGHTLWRQQFSAVAWLHMLNMRRERKAFVYTFALFLVFIAAVLVLSLATGNIQIHSPDREFLPVYLLRRNQAPHRYATSLLVQNSSDSDISELIHNLESQDLQVEMMRQNDFMSAAPHSAAINVTGSNKGFRYILAFNSTTVHSLPMTVNILSNALLRGLNGSTRIRTWTKPFDYKIPDATSYALVYIEAIILGMLAAGMPAYFAMDHTRDREIKCRSTLRISGLLPSAYWCGQAAVDIPFFYLLLSSMTAILFSFHTSSLPSSSNITAVILCIIGFGPAMILFTYVVSFVFARVQSNRDFFSVISMMVCVVSASLVQLTFVNDSPALTRNLHNVLCMFNPLYPLMGCLNSITKATFLSSLNEDNFLWKNLIIAVIAPYLQCIVLLFLLRWMEISFGGSTLKSDQLCRISSKSKSRQERVPEETENEDEDVKMERARVKEALNCQPCEEKPVVVVSNVRKIYRGKREGFSFSKNRKVATKNVSFCVKKGEVLGLLGPNGAGKTTMMHMLSGDTDPTSGQVLLGPPPVDHVGYCPQLSPLWPRVTLQEHLEIYAAVKGIRGEDVPGIVKRVVDALELKEHLHKQAKTLSAGTKRKLCFALSMLGNPQIVLLDEPSSGMDPKSKQRMWRAIRAAFRGRQRGAVLTTHYMEEAEAVCDRVAIMVSGQLRCIGSIQHLKGKFGRGYSLEVKLRDDLTGLQQVALLHKEILRIFPHAARQESFATLMVYKIPMEDVKSLATAFSELEKAKQSFNFEEYNFSQSTLEQVFLEFAKEQESEEDEIGSLSTHFQWQRLRQDGANHTDSIVHQL